Proteins encoded together in one Gemmatimonadota bacterium DH-78 window:
- a CDS encoding HD domain-containing phosphohydrolase encodes MPEATLVGAGPEAEAVLERAAHAQAEGHWEEARSAWEEALGKLDPEAPGGAVSAIFRWIARSWMESGESEVAWDCLEAALAVADATGDREARASALNSRAGLLFTRGDLDGCETIFREVKNLARQLADRPLMAMADQNLGSVASVRGDPDLALVRFQSSLRGYEALGLEERYAPLLSNIARLSTDLGDWTAAEAALDQAGKVCERRGDRSNALIVELNRGRYHLARGNDGAALMALDRARGLSESGDGRFWYPEIMKSYGTLFRRTGSLDKARTFLRRAEEEAAKRGDRVLLADVAREWAVLHREGGDSRATLVALNEAHRLFQEVKARRELADVDRRLADLESEYLSIVREWGESIESTDAYTQGHCTRVAHFACLLAEAAGLPQKDLRWFRMGALLHDVGKVAVPESVLKKPGRLTDEEFEVMKKHPEVGVELLQGIDFPWDVRPMIRHHHEKWAGGGYPDGIGGEEIPFAARILTVADVWDALTTTRSYRAAFDHDRAMSIMNEEAGGTLDPHLFALFRDEVASGAGGRAA; translated from the coding sequence ATGCCTGAGGCGACCCTGGTGGGCGCGGGACCGGAGGCCGAGGCGGTGCTGGAGCGGGCGGCGCACGCACAGGCGGAGGGCCACTGGGAAGAGGCTCGCTCCGCCTGGGAAGAGGCGCTGGGCAAGCTCGACCCCGAGGCGCCGGGCGGGGCGGTGAGTGCGATCTTTCGCTGGATCGCTCGGAGCTGGATGGAGTCGGGGGAATCGGAGGTCGCCTGGGATTGTCTGGAAGCCGCCCTGGCCGTGGCCGACGCCACCGGCGATCGCGAGGCTCGGGCCTCGGCCCTCAATTCCCGTGCGGGCCTCCTGTTCACCCGCGGGGACCTGGACGGCTGCGAGACCATCTTCCGCGAGGTGAAGAACCTCGCGCGTCAGCTCGCCGATCGTCCGCTGATGGCCATGGCCGATCAGAATCTGGGGTCCGTCGCGAGCGTGCGCGGGGATCCCGACCTCGCGCTCGTTCGATTTCAGTCCAGCCTGCGCGGGTACGAGGCTCTGGGACTGGAGGAGCGCTACGCCCCCCTGCTCAGCAACATCGCGCGGCTCAGCACCGACCTCGGTGACTGGACGGCGGCCGAAGCGGCGCTCGACCAGGCGGGGAAGGTGTGCGAGCGGCGGGGCGATCGCAGCAACGCGCTGATCGTCGAACTGAACCGAGGGCGCTACCACCTCGCGCGCGGCAACGACGGGGCTGCGCTCATGGCTCTCGATCGGGCGCGAGGGCTGAGCGAGTCGGGCGATGGACGGTTCTGGTACCCCGAGATCATGAAGAGCTACGGCACCCTCTTCCGCCGCACGGGCAGTCTCGACAAGGCCCGTACCTTTCTGCGGCGCGCCGAGGAGGAGGCGGCGAAGCGGGGCGATCGCGTGCTGCTCGCGGACGTGGCTCGCGAATGGGCCGTGCTGCATCGGGAGGGCGGCGACAGCCGCGCCACGCTCGTGGCGCTGAACGAGGCACATCGGCTGTTCCAGGAGGTGAAGGCCCGCCGCGAACTCGCCGACGTCGACCGTCGCCTGGCCGACCTGGAGTCGGAGTATCTGTCGATCGTGCGGGAGTGGGGCGAGTCGATCGAGAGCACCGATGCCTACACGCAGGGACACTGCACCCGGGTGGCGCACTTCGCCTGTCTCCTCGCGGAGGCCGCCGGACTGCCGCAGAAGGACCTCCGATGGTTCCGGATGGGCGCGCTCCTGCACGACGTCGGCAAGGTGGCTGTGCCCGAGTCGGTGCTGAAGAAGCCGGGGCGCCTGACCGACGAGGAGTTCGAGGTGATGAAGAAGCATCCCGAGGTCGGGGTGGAACTCCTCCAGGGCATCGACTTCCCCTGGGATGTGCGGCCGATGATCCGTCACCACCACGAGAAGTGGGCGGGCGGCGGGTATCCCGACGGCATCGGCGGCGAGGAGATTCCCTTCGCCGCGCGCATTCTCACCGTGGCCGACGTATGGGACGCGCTCACCACCACGCGCAGCTACCGGGCGGCCTTCGATCACGACCGTGCGATGTCGATCATGAACGAGGAGGCGGGCGGCACCCTCGACCCGCATCTCTTCGCCCTCTTCCGCGACGAAGTGGCCTCGGGCGCCGGGGGGCGGGCGGCCTGA
- a CDS encoding amidohydrolase family protein translates to MRTLPALLGLALLLPGAASAQQATRTQPVEGIRDNTTSYHALTGARVVTAPGQVLDGATVVVRDGIVQAVGTNVSAPAGARVWDLTGHTIYPGFIDAHADLGMDEVPEGGDVGPTHWNPQVRAWYSTTMNLTDDAARRAALRSQGFGTALAVPKQGIFRGAATVVDLGEGNVRDRVIRSDLVQSVGFQRSFELGGAYPNSPMGTVALMEQTFMDTDWYTRAWDAYESSGRAFLPPETSAALESLESTLSGEQPVVFETRTEEEYLRAHRIATEYGVTPWFRGNGTEYRILDVLEGRTDPLIVPLDFPDAPDVAGPEAALDASLQELRHWYLAPTNPAQLAEAGVPFAITTDGMASLNQFLPNLRIAVARGLSPADALEALTVTPATWLGLDRTHGTIAEGKVANLIVSEGDLFTEEADVRNVWVEGLPYEVSRAPQIDPRGVWRIASEDTFGFEATLRLEGPLNRIRGTIELFGDEHPLQGVTVVAETGRIDARFDGEPLGYQGVVQLTGSVNGDEFYGWSTLPNYADPAFRGSRLEAFEGDVRGTVASNVPDIELPFIRPMMEYGRSSLPEQPNAVVVRNATVWTQGPEGRLDGADLLIEQGRIAAVGMGLDAPSGAVEIDAQGKHVTPGLIDPHIHSGTNGTNETGFAMVPEVQMGDVITHNNIWMYRQLAGGLTTAHIKHGSANPIGGENVIVKMRWGGLPDEIKFGGPTTRTVKFALGENPKRRQGRYPDTRMGTMEIIRDHFKAARDYEAEWAEYEANPVGLPPRRDQRMEAIVDILNQELLVSSHGYRQDEFLALVRLAEEFGFRIQTLQHGVEAYKIAPELAEAGVAAVVWSDWSSFKLEAYDATIYNARVLMEAGVLTSLHSDDSEIASRMNWEAGKLLRTGLTEEQALSLVTNQTAQILAIDDRVGSLEVGKDGDFVIWDGHPLSQFTRAEQTWIDGRRYFSLEEDAQLREQIQQERNALIQAILQSNGSN, encoded by the coding sequence GTGAGGACTCTTCCCGCACTCCTCGGATTGGCGTTGCTGCTCCCGGGAGCGGCATCCGCCCAGCAGGCCACCCGGACGCAGCCGGTCGAAGGCATCCGGGACAACACCACCTCCTACCACGCACTCACGGGCGCACGCGTGGTCACGGCGCCCGGGCAGGTGCTCGACGGCGCGACCGTGGTCGTGCGCGACGGCATCGTGCAGGCGGTGGGCACCAACGTCTCGGCTCCCGCCGGGGCGCGCGTCTGGGATCTGACCGGCCACACCATCTATCCGGGATTCATCGACGCCCACGCCGACCTGGGCATGGACGAGGTGCCGGAGGGGGGGGATGTCGGCCCCACGCACTGGAATCCGCAGGTGCGGGCCTGGTACAGCACGACGATGAACCTCACCGATGACGCGGCTCGCCGCGCGGCGCTGCGCTCCCAGGGCTTCGGCACCGCGCTGGCCGTGCCGAAGCAGGGCATCTTTCGCGGGGCCGCCACGGTGGTGGATCTCGGCGAGGGCAACGTCCGCGATCGCGTGATCCGCTCGGATCTGGTGCAGTCGGTGGGCTTCCAGCGCAGCTTCGAGCTCGGTGGGGCCTACCCGAACTCGCCGATGGGTACGGTGGCGCTCATGGAGCAGACCTTCATGGACACCGACTGGTACACGCGCGCCTGGGACGCCTACGAGTCGAGTGGCCGCGCCTTCCTGCCGCCCGAGACCAGTGCGGCCCTCGAGTCGCTCGAGTCCACCCTGTCCGGCGAGCAGCCGGTGGTGTTCGAGACGCGTACCGAGGAGGAGTATCTGCGGGCGCACCGGATCGCCACCGAGTACGGCGTGACCCCGTGGTTCCGAGGCAACGGCACCGAGTACCGCATTCTCGATGTGCTCGAGGGGCGCACCGATCCGCTGATCGTGCCGCTCGACTTCCCCGACGCGCCCGATGTGGCCGGCCCCGAGGCGGCGCTCGACGCGTCGCTGCAGGAGCTGCGGCACTGGTATCTGGCTCCCACGAACCCGGCGCAGCTCGCCGAGGCCGGAGTCCCGTTCGCCATCACGACCGACGGGATGGCGTCGCTCAATCAGTTCCTGCCGAACCTCCGCATCGCGGTGGCCCGTGGTCTGTCGCCGGCCGACGCGCTCGAGGCGCTGACGGTCACGCCCGCTACCTGGCTGGGCCTCGATCGCACCCACGGCACGATCGCCGAGGGCAAGGTCGCGAACCTGATCGTGTCCGAGGGCGACCTGTTCACCGAGGAAGCCGACGTTCGCAACGTCTGGGTCGAGGGACTGCCGTACGAGGTGTCGCGCGCGCCGCAGATCGATCCGCGCGGCGTCTGGCGGATCGCCTCCGAGGACACCTTCGGCTTCGAGGCGACGCTGCGGCTCGAGGGCCCGCTCAATCGAATCCGCGGCACGATCGAACTCTTCGGAGACGAGCACCCGCTGCAGGGCGTGACGGTGGTGGCCGAGACCGGCCGCATCGACGCCCGCTTCGACGGTGAGCCGCTGGGGTACCAGGGCGTCGTGCAGCTCACCGGTTCGGTGAACGGCGACGAGTTCTACGGTTGGAGCACGCTCCCGAACTACGCCGACCCGGCCTTCCGCGGCAGCCGTCTCGAGGCCTTCGAGGGCGACGTTCGGGGCACCGTTGCGTCGAACGTGCCCGACATCGAGCTGCCGTTCATCCGCCCCATGATGGAGTACGGACGGAGCTCGCTGCCGGAGCAGCCGAACGCCGTGGTCGTGCGCAACGCCACGGTCTGGACGCAGGGTCCGGAGGGTCGCCTCGACGGCGCCGACCTCCTGATCGAGCAGGGCCGGATCGCCGCGGTGGGCATGGGGCTCGACGCTCCGTCCGGTGCGGTGGAGATCGACGCGCAGGGCAAGCACGTCACCCCCGGGCTGATCGATCCGCACATCCACTCGGGCACCAACGGCACCAACGAGACCGGCTTCGCCATGGTCCCGGAGGTGCAGATGGGTGACGTGATCACCCACAACAACATCTGGATGTACCGCCAGCTTGCCGGCGGACTGACCACCGCGCACATCAAGCACGGTTCGGCCAACCCCATCGGGGGCGAGAACGTGATCGTGAAGATGCGCTGGGGGGGACTGCCCGACGAGATCAAGTTCGGCGGACCGACCACGCGCACCGTGAAGTTCGCGCTCGGCGAGAACCCCAAGCGGCGGCAGGGACGGTACCCGGACACCCGCATGGGCACCATGGAGATCATCCGCGACCACTTCAAGGCGGCGCGGGACTACGAGGCCGAGTGGGCCGAGTACGAGGCCAACCCGGTCGGACTGCCCCCGCGGCGCGACCAGCGGATGGAGGCGATCGTCGACATCCTGAACCAGGAACTGCTCGTGTCGTCGCACGGCTACCGGCAGGACGAGTTCCTCGCCCTCGTGCGGCTGGCCGAAGAGTTCGGGTTCCGGATCCAGACGCTCCAGCACGGAGTGGAGGCCTACAAGATCGCCCCCGAACTCGCGGAGGCCGGAGTGGCCGCCGTGGTGTGGAGCGACTGGTCGTCGTTCAAGCTCGAGGCCTACGACGCCACGATCTACAACGCCCGCGTGCTCATGGAAGCGGGGGTACTCACCTCGCTCCACTCCGATGACAGCGAGATCGCCAGCCGCATGAACTGGGAGGCCGGCAAGCTGCTGCGCACCGGGCTCACCGAAGAGCAGGCGCTCTCTCTCGTCACCAACCAGACGGCGCAGATCCTCGCCATCGACGACCGGGTGGGCTCGCTCGAGGTCGGCAAGGATGGCGACTTCGTGATCTGGGACGGCCACCCGCTGTCGCAGTTCACGCGTGCCGAGCAGACCTGGATCGACGGTCGCCGCTACTTCTCCCTCGAGGAGGATGCGCAACTCCGCGAGCAGATTCAGCAGGAGCGCAACGCACTCATTCAGGCGATCCTCCAGTCCAACGGGAGCAACTGA